From one Populus alba chromosome 17, ASM523922v2, whole genome shotgun sequence genomic stretch:
- the LOC118038541 gene encoding NAC domain-containing protein 72-like: protein MVPHGFRFNPTDEELIQFLDRKASGQEMPLHFILETNVYEREPQDLEWNQTAPLSNGERYYYCTRETNYSREVLGRGWWKATSHVKKIHANNDDQLLVGNKRPLTFHRFKDNERNRNNAVKTNWIMHEYSLESRTTDWRLCKIKHKGKPSVQEEMESMRKQYSSRNDFEAGSSTIFVGGQQQQEQTSSRPTNYEGYDHESYYQWNNMQQSPPSPYDPYLPAPPSTSSGHYYVEQQEKLESSDEHPFPSLCCGGPKKSQGSAPLPELLEAQKVASGPKASELKAKIEAEQHALRRMRMCLRDICNR from the exons ATGGTGCCGCATGGGTTCAGGTTCAATCCCACTGATGAAGAGCTCATCCAATTCCTAGACAGAAAAGCTTCTGGCCAAGAAATGCCACTTCATTTCATTCTCGAAACAAATGTTTACGAGCGTGAACCACAGGATCTTGAAT GGAATCAAACCGCTCCTTTAAGCAATGGTGAGAGATACTACTATTGTACGAGGGAGACAAACTATTCGAGGGAAGTACTCGGTCGAGGATGGTGGAAAGCTACGAGCCATGTCAagaaaatacatgctaataatGATGATCAACTTCTTGTTGGGAACAAGAGGCCTTTAACATTCCATAGGTTCAAGGACAATGAAAGAAATCGCAATAATGCCGTCAAGACTAACTGGATTATGCATGAATACAGCCTTGAATCAAGAACCACG GACTGGAGGCTTTGCAAGATTAAGCACAAGGGGAAACCAAGCGTGCAAGAAGAGATGGAGAGTATGAGGAAACAATATTCATCGAGGAATGATTTCGAAGCCGGAAGTTCGACCATTTTTGTCGGTGGGCAACAGCAGCAGGAACAGACCTCATCACGGCCAACAAATTATGAAGGATATGATCATGAATCCTATTATCAATGGAACAATATGCAGCAGTCACCACCGTCTCCATATGATCCTTATCTACCGGCGCCACCGAGTACTAGTAGTGGTCACTATTATGTGGAGCAGCAAGAGAAGTTAGAGTCCAGTGATGAGCACCCATTTCCTAGTCTTTG TTGTGGTGGACCAAAGAAATCACAAGGATCTGCACCCCTTCCTGAACTTCTCGAGGCACAAAAAGTGGCGAGTGGCCCAAAGGCCTCAGAGTTAAAAGCCAAGATAGAAGCTGAGCAGCATGCTCTACGCCGAATGCGCATGTGCCTCAGAGATATTTGCAACCGGTAA